Proteins encoded by one window of Sebaldella sp. S0638:
- the cbiT gene encoding precorrin-6Y C5,15-methyltransferase (decarboxylating) subunit CbiT: MYHIKDSEFIRGKVPMTKEEVRAVSIAKLDMKDTDICLDIGAGTGSVSIEMARFASKGRVYAIEEKQEAVDLIKENMKKFHISNIEIIEGKAPEVLNKVNADKIFIGGSGGNLNEIIRYSYEYLNIDGKIVLNFIVLENIFTALESLKKTGFKNIEITQMMISRNKTIKDFNMMVAENPIYIISAER, from the coding sequence ATGTATCACATAAAAGACAGTGAATTTATAAGAGGAAAAGTCCCTATGACAAAAGAGGAAGTAAGGGCTGTAAGTATAGCAAAGCTGGATATGAAAGATACTGATATCTGTCTGGATATAGGCGCGGGGACTGGCTCTGTATCTATAGAAATGGCACGTTTTGCCTCTAAGGGCAGAGTCTATGCCATAGAAGAAAAGCAGGAAGCAGTGGATTTGATAAAAGAAAATATGAAAAAATTTCATATTTCCAATATTGAAATTATAGAGGGCAAAGCTCCGGAAGTTCTGAATAAAGTAAACGCGGATAAGATATTTATAGGCGGTTCCGGGGGAAATCTAAACGAGATAATAAGATATTCATATGAATACTTAAATATAGACGGGAAAATTGTTTTGAATTTTATTGTTTTGGAAAATATTTTTACTGCATTGGAAAGCTTGAAAAAAACAGGATTCAAAAATATAGAAATAACCCAGATGATGATAAGCAGAAATAAAACAATAAAAGATTTTAATATGATGGTTGCGGAAAATCCGATATATATCATTTCAGCAGAAAGGTGA
- the cobI gene encoding precorrin-2 C(20)-methyltransferase, producing the protein MKGKFYGVGVGVGDEEELTLKAVRILKSADVLVLPEAKKNEGSTAFEIVKEHIRENTEKLFLEFPMLEDIKEKEKSRKKNADIIKEELENGKNVVFLTIGDPMVFSTYTYILEYLEETDRVETVPGITSFGSMASRLNIPLVIGDEDLKIVSLNKNTDIYKEIENNTNVVFMKLSRNFERLKKALEDTGNIENSILISNCGKENEEIITDVAKAEKIHYFSTLILKKGGLKKWRKFIL; encoded by the coding sequence ATGAAGGGAAAATTTTACGGAGTGGGTGTAGGTGTAGGCGATGAAGAAGAACTTACATTAAAAGCAGTGAGAATATTGAAAAGTGCTGATGTTCTCGTATTGCCCGAAGCTAAAAAAAATGAAGGAAGTACAGCATTTGAAATAGTAAAGGAACATATCAGGGAAAATACAGAGAAACTTTTTCTGGAATTTCCTATGCTTGAGGATATAAAGGAAAAAGAAAAAAGCAGAAAGAAAAATGCTGATATAATCAAGGAAGAGCTGGAAAACGGAAAGAATGTAGTTTTTTTGACAATCGGCGACCCTATGGTTTTTAGCACTTATACATATATTCTGGAATATCTTGAAGAAACTGACAGAGTGGAAACAGTTCCGGGAATAACTTCATTCGGGAGTATGGCTTCAAGACTGAATATACCCCTTGTAATAGGTGATGAGGATCTTAAAATAGTATCATTAAATAAAAATACCGATATTTATAAGGAAATAGAGAATAATACCAATGTTGTTTTTATGAAATTAAGCAGGAATTTTGAAAGGCTGAAAAAAGCACTGGAAGATACAGGGAATATTGAAAATTCCATATTAATATCAAATTGTGGGAAAGAAAACGAGGAAATAATAACAGATGTAGCAAAGGCTGAAAAAATCCATTATTTTTCCACTTTAATATTAAAAAAAGGAGGACTGAAAAAGTGGAGAAAGTTTATTTTATAG
- the cobM gene encoding precorrin-4 C(11)-methyltransferase: MEKVYFIGAGPGDPDLITVKGKKIVEKADIIIYAGSLVNKDIIACHKDGAEIYNSAVMNLDEVMEVTVNGIKDNKTVARVHTGDPSIYGAIREQMDILDEHGIEYEVIPGVSSFVASAAAIKKEFTLPDVSQTVICTRLEGRTPVPEGESLESLASHKASMAIFLSVQMIDSVVERLSKYYEKETPVAVIQKATWPDQKIVNGTLENIAELVKKENITKTAQILVGWFMGDKYSKSKLYDKSFTHEYRKGSGE; encoded by the coding sequence GTGGAGAAAGTTTATTTTATAGGTGCAGGGCCGGGAGATCCTGATCTGATTACCGTAAAAGGAAAGAAAATAGTAGAGAAAGCGGATATAATAATTTATGCCGGTTCACTGGTAAATAAAGATATTATTGCCTGTCATAAGGATGGTGCCGAAATCTATAATTCAGCGGTGATGAACCTTGACGAAGTTATGGAGGTAACTGTAAACGGGATAAAAGATAATAAAACAGTAGCAAGAGTGCATACAGGAGATCCGAGTATTTACGGTGCAATAAGAGAACAGATGGATATTCTTGACGAACACGGGATAGAATATGAGGTAATTCCCGGAGTCAGCTCATTTGTAGCATCGGCTGCGGCAATAAAAAAGGAATTTACACTTCCTGATGTAAGTCAGACTGTAATTTGTACAAGGCTCGAAGGGAGAACCCCTGTTCCAGAAGGGGAAAGTCTTGAATCACTTGCGAGTCATAAGGCTTCAATGGCAATATTTTTATCTGTTCAGATGATAGACAGTGTGGTGGAAAGACTAAGTAAGTATTATGAGAAGGAAACACCTGTAGCTGTGATACAAAAAGCAACATGGCCTGATCAGAAAATAGTAAACGGCACATTGGAAAATATAGCAGAGCTTGTAAAAAAGGAAAATATAACAAAAACTGCACAGATTCTCGTAGGATGGTTTATGGGAGACAAGTATTCCAAATCAAAGCTATATGATAAAAGTTTTACACATGAGTATAGAAAGGGAAGCGGTGAATGA